A single Acidobacteriota bacterium DNA region contains:
- a CDS encoding cobalamin-binding protein produces MKICSLLPSATEIVYSLGLGDCLAGVTHECDYPPQAASLPVVTSSNVVDSAASSAEIHRQVSQSRFSGISIYQLDEEALVKADPGLILTQQLCDVCAVSYGDVKEAVRRLPGDRPILSLEPHNVEGIMETIRRVSESAGVPERGQAFCQGLQERIEKTRERAQEASREPQRVLALEWLDPPFYGGHWVPEMIAWAGGRDGLGRPGRPSSQVTWDEVAAYDPQVIVLMPCGFEVERTCQEFEALSLPRQWEGLSAVQDGQVYAVNASAYFSRPGPRVVDGLELLAEILHPQLFPRRSPPDAWRSLSPSLIKN; encoded by the coding sequence ATGAAGATCTGCTCCTTGCTGCCCAGCGCCACCGAAATCGTCTACTCCCTCGGACTTGGAGACTGCCTGGCGGGTGTGACCCACGAATGCGACTATCCGCCTCAGGCCGCTTCGCTGCCGGTGGTGACGAGCAGCAACGTGGTCGATTCGGCAGCCTCCTCGGCGGAGATCCATCGCCAGGTCAGCCAATCGCGCTTCAGCGGCATCAGCATCTACCAACTCGATGAAGAGGCCCTGGTCAAAGCCGATCCCGGTCTGATTCTGACTCAGCAACTGTGCGACGTGTGCGCCGTTTCCTACGGCGACGTCAAAGAGGCCGTCAGGCGCCTGCCGGGAGATCGTCCCATCCTGTCCCTGGAGCCGCACAATGTGGAAGGCATCATGGAGACCATCCGCAGGGTGTCCGAGAGCGCCGGAGTCCCCGAGCGGGGCCAGGCCTTCTGCCAGGGCTTGCAGGAGCGCATCGAAAAGACCCGGGAAAGGGCTCAGGAAGCCTCGCGGGAGCCGCAGCGGGTGCTGGCCTTGGAATGGCTCGACCCTCCCTTTTACGGCGGCCATTGGGTTCCTGAGATGATCGCCTGGGCGGGAGGCCGTGACGGGCTGGGGCGGCCGGGCCGTCCCTCCTCGCAGGTCACCTGGGATGAGGTGGCCGCGTACGATCCCCAGGTAATCGTCCTGATGCCCTGCGGATTTGAGGTCGAACGCACTTGCCAAGAGTTCGAGGCTCTCTCCTTGCCCCGCCAGTGGGAAGGCCTGTCGGCGGTGCAGGACGGTCAGGTTTATGCCGTCAATGCCTCCGCGTACTTCTCGCGTCCTGGGCCCCGGGTGGTGGACGGGTTGGAGCTGCTGGCCGAGATCCTTCATCCTCAGCTTTTCCCCCGACGCTCTCCCCCTGACGCCTGGCGGTCGTTGAGCCCCTCGCTCATCAAGAACTGA